A window of Oscillatoria sp. FACHB-1407 genomic DNA:
CTGTACCCTTCCCTAACCCGGCGACTCAGATATAGGTTGAGATGCTTTTTGTATGCGTCAGAACTTACGCAGTTACATCCCCCAACCTCCCTTAAAAAGCAGACTTCCGGAGTTCTCCCCTTGTCAAAGGGCAAGGGGGGGAGCAAAGGTTTAGGCTGCAAGTGCGTCAGTTCTATGGGTGTCTACCTCTGGTATTACCAGGATTGGAAGGGGTGCTTTGCCAAGTTAGAGTTGTAGTAGCGGGGATCAGCAGAGACTTCTTCACCGATCCACTCTGGTAAAACTACAGATTGATCGACGTCGGCAAGTTCTACCTCTGCCATGATCAGCCCATGGTTTTCTCCCATAAATTCATCAACCTCCCAAAGTAGCCCCTGGTAGTCAATGCGATAGCGAATTTTTTCGATTAAGGGGCGATCGCACAGATTTTCTAACATCTCGATCGCATCCCCCAACGGGATTTCGTACTCATACTCACTGCGGGCAATGCCACTGGATTTGCCTTTGATGGTGATGTAAGCGCGATCGCCTGCTACACGGACTCTCACGGTGCGTTGTTGGGTGGAGGCAAGATATCCCTGGCGATAGAGTTTGCCTTGACCGAGCGATCGCCACGCATCGCCCTTAACCAAAAATTTGCGCTCAATTTCAACTGCCATTTGTGAAGCCTTTGGTTGGGTAGAGGCACGAAACCCAACACCCCGCATGGGTTACACTTCGCTAACCCATCCTCAATTGAATTTCACTGCCATTCTTCAATTGTGGATGCAAACCTTTATTGTTGCTGGTGCAAATAGAGGAAAGCTTCGACTTCTGCGGCGGACGGTTGAGCGGCGATCGCCCCTGCCCGTAGGGTGGTCAACGCACCAACAGCACTGGCATAGATCACCATTTTTTTAGCAGCATCAGGGTCACTCAAGACATGAACTCCCTGTTGACAAAGCTGATGCAAGAAACCTGCGACAAAGCTGTCTCCGGCTCCAGTCGTGTCTTCAGTATCAACTTCAAAGGCAGCCACTTTGCCTTCGTTTTCACCCAGGCAATAGGCACTACCGCGATCGCCATCGGTAATCAGCACTCCTTCTAAATCCCCTAAACGGTGGGCAATCACACCGGGATCGGCTGTGCCAAACAGCCATTCTGCCTCTTCGACTGCCAGCTTGAGAAAATCAATATGTTTGACAAACTCCTGAATGATTGACCGTGCGGCTTCGACATCTTGCCAAAACATGGATCGCCAGTTGACATCGACCAGAACCTTGACGTAGTGCTGTTCGGCAAGCTCCAAGGCTCGTTCGATCGCAGCTTTTGTGTCGGGATAAGCCAACTCTAGGGTGCCCAGCACAAGAAAATCGGCATTGGCAAACAGAGAGACAGGTAATTGCGCGGCCTGCAAATGGGTGTCGGCAAACTCGGCGGTGTCGCGGCTACCAAACCCGGCAAATTGGCGATCGCCCGTTTCGGATCGCAACACATAAATTTCTCTCGTGGGGGCGGTGTTGTGGTGCTGGATGCCTGTGGTATCAACTCCGATGCTGTGCAACAACTCCACCAACGTCTCACCGGGAGCATCTTTACCAACACAGCCAATAAATCCAGCCGGAGTCCCCAATTTGACTAAAGCGGTCGCTACATTTGCGGGTGCCCCGCCGGGGTAGGCTGTCCAGGAGGTGACTTCTTCAAGGGAGCGTCCAGGTTGGTCAGCGATCAGATCAAACAGAATTTCGCCCAAGCAAAGTACACGGGGGCTAGTCACAAATATCTTCCTTTTAGAGCTTAAAACAAACGAATGGATTTAACTGTCAACGAATGGCTTCTTGGAGTTGAGTGGCAATGCGATCGCCAAATTCGGGATCTGTATTTGCCAACCCTAACAGTTGCAGGTATTCCTGCCAGGTTAACCCTGCTGATTCAATAATGGCAAATGCTTCTGCTTCGATCTCTTGTTGCACCCGAACGGATTCGAGATCAGTCTCTGCGCCTTGCAACTCTCCTTCACGCCGCTCAATTAACTCTACAACTTGCAGGTAGGCTTGAACGAATTGGCTTATCTTTTCTGAAGAAATGGCGTTGATATCGACATTTGGGGGGCTATCTGGGAATTCGGTAGCGGGAGGCGATGCGGGAGCAGGGGGCAATTCCTGGGCGATCGCACCACTGACCCAAAGGCAGAGATACAACAATAGGCACAACAAAAAGCTAAAGGTCAACAGCACCGCTTTTTGGATCGCCTGGAACACCCGACCGATCCGAGAATCGGGCACCAGGAACTGAGCGGGATTGTGTCTAGCCAATCGGTTGAATGAGAAGGGCTGAGCGAGCGATCGCCTAAATGCTTTCCTGAACATGCATGAAGTTTAATTAGGTTCTTATACTTACCTGAATTATCAGACAGCTTTTGCGGATAAACCTCCTAGAATTGAAATAGGCAATGAGTAGATATACATAGGTAGTGGCGTTATGGCTGGCGATGACAATCAAACCTCCGGTTCTCTCTCAGAACGAGAGTTGCAAATCGTTGAACTGGTGGCGGCTGGCTTAACTAATCAAGAGATTGCAGAAAAGCTAGAGATTAGCAAGCGCACCGTTGATAACCACATCAGCAACATCTTGACTAAAACCGCCACTGGCAATCGGGTCGCGTTGGTTCGTTGGGCACTCCAGTGGGGCAAAGTCTGTATCGATGAGGTGAATTGCTGTAGCTTACCGATTCCGTCGGATGCACTTCCGCCTCCGATTGATTCGGTGCCGATTTCAGGGGATGAGGTTATTTCTTGAATCTGATTCGTGGGAAAATGATGTGCCGCATCATTGCCGCTCACTACGCGGGACAAGTTTGAAAACAGGGCTTTGAGATGAACGAGGCATTATCCCAGATTCAACCGGGTCGTCAGGTGCGTTACTGCGTCTGTTGTCCTACATTGCCATATGCCGTCTATTGTGAAGTGTCGGCTCACCTACGTCAGGTCACCGGGGTAGATGCAGGTCTACTGCCGCAGACGTCTCAGCAGTTTGACTACACGCAGAGTCAGGTTGGGGGACTGTGGATTGAGTACAGTCAGACAGCGGATGCAAGCTCTCGACATCAGGTAGAGCAAATTTTGAACTACTATGGCGATCGCTATGGTCGGTGGTTAGTGATGGATAGTTGATGGTCAGTGGTCAATAGTCAATAGTCAGTGGTCAATGGTCAATGGTCAATAGTCAGTGGTTAGTGGTCAATGGTCAATAGTTGATGGAGAGATGATGGGCGATTGACAATTGACGAATGACAAATGACAAATAAGGTTTCGATAGTGGATGGTCAATGGTGAGTCAGTGGTCAATGGTGATAGTTGATGGAGAGACGATGGGCGACCGACAATTGACGAATGACCATTGACCATTGACAAATTACGAGGTTTTGATTGAGTACACGGCGATTTTATGGGCACTATTCAAGCACTCCGGGGAACGCGGGACATCCTGCCAGATGAGGTTGTTTACTGGCAATATGTTGAAGCCGTCGCGAGAGATATTTTTAACAAAGCGGCTTACCGCGAAATGCGTACACCCATCTTTGAGCAAACAGAACTGTTTGAGCGGGGCATTGGGGAAGCAACGGATGTGGTCGGCAAAGAGATGTACACGTTTCAAGATCGGGGCGATCGCTCAATTACGTTGCGACCTGAATTAACCGCAGGATTGGTGCGATCGCTGATCGAACACAAGCTCTACGCCATCAGCCCAGTACAACGGATGTGGTCGATTGGCCCTGTATTTCGCTATGAGCGTCCGCAGGCAGGGCGACAGCGACAGTTTCACCAGATTGATGTGGAGATCATGGGCAGTGCTGATCCCCGTGCCGATGCAGAGGTGATTGTACTGGCAACTGATTTGCTAAATGCATTAGGCTTGAAAACGCTGAAGTTGGATATCAACTCAGTAGGTACGTCGGACGATCGCCAACGCTATCGACAGGCTCTCATTGATTATTTAACGCCTTACAAAGCAGAGTTAGACGCTGATTCGCAGGATCGCCTGACCCGCAACCCTCTGCGAATTCTCGATAGCAAAGACGAACGGACGAAGGCGATCGTGCAAGACGCTCCTAACCTGCTGGATTACTTGAGTCCAGAGTCACAACAACGATTTGAGCGAGTGCAGCAGTGTTTGACCGATGTGGGGATTGCCTACAACATCAACGCTCAACTGGTGCGCGGGCTGGATTATTACACTCACACTGCCTTTGAGATTCAGTCGGATGATCTGGGTGCTCAAGCGACCGTGTGTGGCGGTGGACGCTATGACGGACTAGTGGCTCAGTTGGGTGGTCCCGATACGCCTGCGATCGGGTGGGGCTTAGGCATGGAGCGATTGATCCTGTTATTGCAACAACTTCAGACTCCAACTCAAGCCAATCTCGACTTTTATGTGGTGTCAAAGGGCGATCGCGCTGAAGCTCAAGCTCTACAACTGAGCCAGACCTTGCGGCATCTGGGCTTCTCCGTAGAACTCGATTTGAGCGGCAGTGCCTTTGGCAAACAGTTCAAGCGGGCTGACCGCAGTGGGGCGATCGCCTGTCTGATTTTGGGTGATGCCGAAGCCGAGAACGGAATGGCTCAACTGAAATGGATGCAATCCGGAGAACAGGGGGCGATCGCTCAAGCTGACTTGCCTACCCTGGCAGATGACCTGCGCCACAAGATTGCAGATATTCGCGCTAACCAAAAAGGCTAAAGGCTAAAGGATGAAGGATGAAGGATGAAGGATGAAGGATGAAGGATAAAACCAGAACATTGGAATTTTGCTGTTCTTATCCTTTAGCCCTTATCCTTTAGCCTTTTCTTTTTATCCTTCCGCCTTTAGCGTTTCTTCTCTCCCCCGTCCTTCTTCTTTTTTCTCGCTTCTTTCCTGAATCGGTGGACGAAGTACCAGATACGCCACCGCTCCAAACAGGGGAATCAGGGATGCTGCCCAGAACAAACGGCGATCGCTTAGTCCCCGTCGTGCCATATCATCTCCCAAAATCGCCGGGAAGATAAGGCAGAGCATACAAAAGTCGAGGCTCATGACATGGACAAAGCGACTGGTTTGCCACTGGTAGGCAAAATCGCTCCAGTCACCTGCGATCATGCCATACGCCACAAAAGGAATGAGGAGAAGGGCGATCGCCAATCCATTCCAGCGAGAATCGAGCCACTTCAGGAGCCAGTTCTTCTGACCTGCGAACGTGCCATTCGGTTGCCGTAAGGCGAAGTAGGGCAACAGGGCAAAGGCTCCCACGCCAAATGATCCGGCAACAAAGAGGGAGGCAGGCACCTTTTGCATCCTGCCATCAATCAGCAAGAACGAGGCATAGATCAGGGGCACAATTCCCAGCGTGTTGAACAGTGCCACGATCAAAGGATTAATGCCCTGCCAGTCCCCTGTTACCAGTCTTTGAATGGTTTCAGCCGTATCGGGCTGATTGGGAGGTGCGAGAAAAAAGGCATAGCCAATAAAGCCAATCCACAACCCCCAGAAAATGACTCGATTCACAACGGTGCCTCACCCAATGACGGTTCTAACGCTGGTTCAAGTAGCGTCCTGCCATTGACAGTGTATCGCCCAGATCAACGTCCCCGTCTCCGTCTGCATCCAGAAAACTGCTCAAGACCGAGTTTTGTCCGGTTGAACCGCTGCTGGGGGCATTGTTATTAGTGGCTCCAGACTTGAGGAAATTGAGCGCAAGCGGAACGAGCACTGGAAGCAACGATTGGATGGTGTTGGCATCAATCCCTGTTCTCTGGGCGATCGCCTCTGCCATCTGGTTCTGCTGAGCTGGGCTAAAGAGGGCTTGCAAGGCTCCCATGTTGGGGTTGGTGCCGCCGTATTGGTTCACGAGCGACT
This region includes:
- a CDS encoding CYTH domain-containing protein, which produces MRGVGFRASTQPKASQMAVEIERKFLVKGDAWRSLGQGKLYRQGYLASTQQRTVRVRVAGDRAYITIKGKSSGIARSEYEYEIPLGDAIEMLENLCDRPLIEKIRYRIDYQGLLWEVDEFMGENHGLIMAEVELADVDQSVVLPEWIGEEVSADPRYYNSNLAKHPFQSW
- the hisS gene encoding histidine--tRNA ligase; the protein is MGTIQALRGTRDILPDEVVYWQYVEAVARDIFNKAAYREMRTPIFEQTELFERGIGEATDVVGKEMYTFQDRGDRSITLRPELTAGLVRSLIEHKLYAISPVQRMWSIGPVFRYERPQAGRQRQFHQIDVEIMGSADPRADAEVIVLATDLLNALGLKTLKLDINSVGTSDDRQRYRQALIDYLTPYKAELDADSQDRLTRNPLRILDSKDERTKAIVQDAPNLLDYLSPESQQRFERVQQCLTDVGIAYNINAQLVRGLDYYTHTAFEIQSDDLGAQATVCGGGRYDGLVAQLGGPDTPAIGWGLGMERLILLLQQLQTPTQANLDFYVVSKGDRAEAQALQLSQTLRHLGFSVELDLSGSAFGKQFKRADRSGAIACLILGDAEAENGMAQLKWMQSGEQGAIAQADLPTLADDLRHKIADIRANQKG
- a CDS encoding DUF937 domain-containing protein; the protein is MPLFDQILGAISNPNQQGSPDQLGNILNMVQQVSQNQGVDSGTTSTMMSVVGSYVRSALQQQRATGGNDRVESLVNQYGGTNPNMGALQALFSPAQQNQMAEAIAQRTGIDANTIQSLLPVLVPLALNFLKSGATNNNAPSSGSTGQNSVLSSFLDADGDGDVDLGDTLSMAGRYLNQR
- a CDS encoding DUF4168 domain-containing protein — translated: MFRKAFRRSLAQPFSFNRLARHNPAQFLVPDSRIGRVFQAIQKAVLLTFSFLLCLLLYLCLWVSGAIAQELPPAPASPPATEFPDSPPNVDINAISSEKISQFVQAYLQVVELIERREGELQGAETDLESVRVQQEIEAEAFAIIESAGLTWQEYLQLLGLANTDPEFGDRIATQLQEAIR
- a CDS encoding helix-turn-helix domain-containing protein; this encodes MAGDDNQTSGSLSERELQIVELVAAGLTNQEIAEKLEISKRTVDNHISNILTKTATGNRVALVRWALQWGKVCIDEVNCCSLPIPSDALPPPIDSVPISGDEVIS
- a CDS encoding carbohydrate kinase family protein, with amino-acid sequence MTSPRVLCLGEILFDLIADQPGRSLEEVTSWTAYPGGAPANVATALVKLGTPAGFIGCVGKDAPGETLVELLHSIGVDTTGIQHHNTAPTREIYVLRSETGDRQFAGFGSRDTAEFADTHLQAAQLPVSLFANADFLVLGTLELAYPDTKAAIERALELAEQHYVKVLVDVNWRSMFWQDVEAARSIIQEFVKHIDFLKLAVEEAEWLFGTADPGVIAHRLGDLEGVLITDGDRGSAYCLGENEGKVAAFEVDTEDTTGAGDSFVAGFLHQLCQQGVHVLSDPDAAKKMVIYASAVGALTTLRAGAIAAQPSAAEVEAFLYLHQQQ
- a CDS encoding DUF2834 domain-containing protein, coding for MNRVIFWGLWIGFIGYAFFLAPPNQPDTAETIQRLVTGDWQGINPLIVALFNTLGIVPLIYASFLLIDGRMQKVPASLFVAGSFGVGAFALLPYFALRQPNGTFAGQKNWLLKWLDSRWNGLAIALLLIPFVAYGMIAGDWSDFAYQWQTSRFVHVMSLDFCMLCLIFPAILGDDMARRGLSDRRLFWAASLIPLFGAVAYLVLRPPIQERSEKKEEGRGREETLKAEG